The Streptomyces laurentii genome contains a region encoding:
- a CDS encoding hypothetical protein (Hypothetical protein XNR_1050 [Streptomyces albus J1074];~identified by MetaGeneAnnotator; putative), which translates to MTFGFVPSSAAPAGSPSGSASRLARTLEPAEWAGAGIPLLRNPREVVTGLHSRHLPTPSTAVVAVLDHEERIAASASFVRRSTPADGWEFRNALLAHLRQVIPHDLRRRTPVRTAVLLYCREGDERWTEEDGAWMWGLRDACTLHGLRCGAYITLTRSGWQVVGEGRGGRRPDLGSRPVPLGESGAFELPSPRIASGASEPLRRAAAR; encoded by the coding sequence GTGACCTTCGGATTCGTTCCGTCCTCGGCGGCTCCGGCCGGCTCCCCGTCCGGGTCGGCCAGTCGTCTCGCGCGGACCCTCGAACCGGCCGAGTGGGCCGGTGCGGGGATTCCGCTGTTGCGCAACCCGCGTGAAGTGGTCACCGGGTTGCACTCCCGCCATCTCCCCACGCCGTCGACGGCGGTGGTGGCCGTACTCGATCACGAGGAACGGATCGCCGCCAGCGCTTCCTTCGTCCGCCGGTCCACGCCCGCGGACGGCTGGGAGTTCCGCAACGCTCTCCTGGCCCATCTGCGCCAGGTGATCCCGCACGATCTGCGGCGTCGCACTCCGGTGCGGACGGCGGTGCTGCTCTACTGCCGCGAGGGCGACGAGCGCTGGACCGAGGAGGACGGGGCCTGGATGTGGGGGCTGCGGGACGCCTGTACGCTCCACGGGCTGCGCTGCGGCGCGTACATCACGCTCACCCGGTCGGGCTGGCAGGTGGTCGGCGAGGGACGGGGCGGGCGCCGGCCCGACCTCGGCTCACGCCCGGTGCCCCTGGGTGAGAGCGGCGCGTTCGAACTGCCGTCGCCGCGGATCGCGAGCGGGGCGTCCGAACCGCTGCGGCGGGCCGCCGCACGCTGA
- a CDS encoding ATP-dependent DNA helicase (ATP binding site [chemical binding];~ATP-binding site [chemical binding];~ATP-dependent DNA helicase [Streptomyces cattleya NRRL 8057 = DSM46488];~DEAD-like helicases superfamily. A diverse family of proteins involved in ATP-dependent RNA or DNA unwinding. This domain contains the ATP-binding region; cd00046;~Helicase superfamily c-terminal domain; associated with DEXDc-, DEAD-, and DEAH-box proteins, yeast initiation factor 4A, Ski2p, and Hepatitis C virus NS3 helicases; this domain is foundin a wide variety of helicases and helicase related proteins; may...; cd00079;~Superfamily II DNA helicase [DNA replication, recombination, and repair]; COG0514;~identified by MetaGeneAnnotator; putative;~nucleotide binding region [chemical binding];~putative Mg++ binding site [ion binding]), which produces MTHADRTEDRTALRTAADAVLARLVSDPTGTARLREDQWRAIEALVAEGRRALVVQRTGWGKSAVYFVATSLLRERGAGPTVIVSPLLALMRNQVEAAARAGIRARTINSSNTEEWDTVQEEVAAGEVDVLLVSPERLNNPDFRDQVLPRLAAATGLLVVDEAHCISDWGHDFRPDYRRLRTMLADLPGGVPVLATTATANARVTADVAEQLGTGAGTDALVLRGPLDRESLSLGVVRLPDAAHRLAWLADHLDELPGSGIIYTLTVAAAEEVTAHLRQCGHAVASYTGRTENADRQQAEDDLLANRVKALVATSALGMGFDKPDLGFVVHLGSPSSPIAYYQQVGRAGRGVAHAEVLLLPGKEDEAIWKYFASVAFPPEEQVRRTLDVLAAAGRPLSLPALEPMVELRRTRLETMLKVLDVDGAVKRVKGGWESTGRPWVYDTQRYAWVARQREAEQQAMREYAASDGCRMEFLRRQLDDTEAAPCGRCDNCAGARFDAKVSGGSLDAARGELGRPGVEVESRKMWPTGLAAVGVDLKGRIPAGEQSSPGRALGRLSDIGWGNRLRPLLADAAPDGEVPDDVVQAVVRVLADWAKGPGGWASGAPDAAPRPAGVVTVASHRRPRLVGSLGHRIAEIGRMPLLGSVEYAPEAEDLRISRTNSAQRVVGLQRTLVVPADLAERLAAAGGPVLLVDDLADSGWTLAVAARLLRRAGAEGVFPLVLAIQG; this is translated from the coding sequence ATGACCCACGCAGACCGCACCGAGGACCGCACCGCCCTGCGCACGGCCGCCGACGCCGTGCTCGCCCGTCTCGTCTCGGACCCGACAGGGACGGCGAGACTCCGCGAGGACCAGTGGCGTGCCATCGAGGCCCTGGTCGCGGAGGGACGCCGGGCGCTGGTCGTCCAGCGGACCGGCTGGGGCAAGTCGGCCGTGTACTTCGTCGCGACGTCGCTGCTGCGCGAGCGCGGCGCCGGCCCCACCGTGATCGTCTCCCCGCTGCTCGCGCTGATGCGCAACCAGGTGGAGGCGGCCGCCCGCGCGGGCATCCGCGCGCGCACGATCAACTCGTCGAACACCGAGGAGTGGGACACCGTCCAGGAGGAGGTGGCGGCGGGCGAGGTCGACGTGCTGCTCGTCTCGCCCGAGCGTCTCAACAACCCCGACTTCCGCGACCAGGTGCTGCCGCGGCTGGCCGCCGCGACCGGGCTGCTCGTGGTCGACGAGGCGCACTGCATCTCCGACTGGGGACACGACTTCCGGCCCGACTACCGGCGGCTGCGGACCATGCTCGCGGACCTGCCGGGCGGAGTGCCGGTGCTCGCCACGACGGCGACCGCCAACGCCCGGGTGACCGCGGACGTCGCCGAGCAGCTGGGCACCGGCGCGGGCACGGACGCGCTGGTGCTGCGCGGGCCGCTGGACCGGGAGAGCCTCAGCCTCGGGGTGGTGCGGCTGCCGGACGCGGCGCACCGGCTGGCCTGGCTCGCCGACCATCTCGACGAGCTGCCGGGCTCCGGGATCATCTACACGCTGACGGTCGCCGCGGCCGAGGAGGTCACGGCCCATCTGCGCCAGTGCGGGCACGCGGTCGCCTCGTACACCGGCCGGACGGAGAACGCCGACCGGCAGCAGGCCGAGGACGATCTGCTCGCCAACCGGGTCAAGGCGCTGGTGGCGACCTCGGCGCTCGGCATGGGCTTCGACAAGCCGGACCTGGGCTTCGTGGTGCACCTCGGCTCGCCCTCCTCCCCCATCGCGTACTACCAGCAGGTGGGCCGCGCCGGGCGCGGGGTGGCGCACGCGGAGGTGCTGCTGCTTCCGGGCAAGGAGGACGAGGCGATCTGGAAGTACTTCGCCTCGGTGGCCTTCCCTCCCGAGGAACAGGTGCGCCGCACGCTCGACGTGCTGGCGGCGGCCGGCCGGCCGCTGTCGCTGCCCGCGCTCGAACCGATGGTCGAACTGCGCCGGACCCGGCTCGAGACGATGCTGAAGGTGCTCGACGTGGACGGGGCCGTCAAGCGGGTCAAGGGCGGCTGGGAGAGTACGGGCCGGCCGTGGGTGTACGACACCCAGCGGTACGCGTGGGTGGCCCGGCAGCGGGAGGCCGAGCAGCAGGCCATGCGGGAGTACGCGGCGTCGGACGGCTGCCGGATGGAGTTCCTGCGCCGTCAGCTGGACGACACGGAGGCGGCGCCGTGCGGCCGTTGCGACAACTGCGCCGGGGCCCGGTTCGACGCGAAGGTGTCGGGCGGCTCACTGGACGCCGCGCGGGGCGAGCTGGGCCGGCCGGGGGTCGAGGTCGAGTCGCGCAAGATGTGGCCGACCGGACTCGCCGCGGTGGGCGTGGATCTGAAGGGCCGCATCCCGGCGGGCGAGCAGTCGTCCCCGGGCCGGGCCCTCGGCCGCCTCTCGGACATCGGCTGGGGCAACCGGCTGCGGCCGCTGCTCGCGGACGCCGCACCGGACGGCGAGGTGCCGGACGACGTGGTGCAGGCCGTGGTGCGGGTGCTCGCCGACTGGGCGAAGGGACCCGGGGGCTGGGCCTCGGGGGCACCGGACGCGGCGCCCCGGCCGGCCGGTGTGGTGACGGTCGCCTCGCATCGCAGGCCGCGGCTCGTGGGTTCGCTCGGGCACCGGATCGCGGAGATCGGGCGGATGCCGCTGCTGGGCTCGGTGGAGTACGCGCCGGAGGCGGAGGACCTGAGGATCTCCCGTACGAACAGCGCGCAGCGGGTGGTCGGCCTGCAGCGGACGCTGGTCGTGCCCGCCGATCTGGCGGAGCGGCTGGCCGCGGCGGGCGGCCCGGTGCTCCTCGTCGACGACCTCGCCGACAGCGGCTGGACGCTGGCGGTGGCGGCGAGACTGCTGCGCCGGGCGGGAGCGGAGGGAGTGTTTCCGCTGGTGCTCGCCATCCAGGGGTGA
- a CDS encoding hypothetical protein (DUF4192 domain containing protein [Streptomyces fulvissimus DSM40593];~Domain of unknown function (DUF4192); pfam13830;~UniProt-pubmed:11572948; UniProt-pubmed:20624727; UniProt-pubmed:21463507; UniProt-pubmed:18375553; UniProt-pubmed:20581206; UniProt-pubmed:12000953; UniProt-pubmed:20064060; UniProt-pubmed:21551298;~identified by MetaGeneAnnotator; putative) yields MTEIPHQRRTFAASQPIALRGPAELADALPFMLGFHPSDSIVLVALHGEHGRFGGRVRVGIPSSPREWAALAGCLAECLVEGSARRGERPDGIVGFLCQEPGRGETGRRVMERLRPLAQSLRVACGTLDVPVHEVLCISDGLYFSYCCPDNSRCCSPDGTPLALSGTSVMAASAAYAGLQVRGTLKDLEARLKPGGPAADAAAQRAALNDAAAVIVPRILDGVSGTLARQETRDTTLALLHRLVERFAEASAAAAPAERTGAGLALLLSGPAREDARDDALISPDEAATLVLGLQDRDTRDRAAEWMEGPEAAPALRIWSALARRCVAPYEEYAAAPLTLAGWVAWSTGDTPLARVALSLALEADPHYLFARLLHQACNEGLDPESLRDCLRRERDARIAVEQERQEQPGARDREAEAEAEAEAEADGDGDGDGDGQSVDQDQDQDQDQDQDQDQDQDQDQDEGSEPAHADDRERALRRARLIARRNARQAGLRKAGSARPSARADAAPKPPKNPTGRRTGRRGARNGG; encoded by the coding sequence ATGACCGAAATTCCCCACCAGAGGCGTACATTCGCCGCGTCCCAGCCGATCGCCCTGCGCGGGCCCGCCGAGCTGGCCGACGCCCTGCCCTTCATGCTCGGCTTCCACCCCAGCGACTCGATCGTGCTCGTCGCGCTCCACGGTGAGCACGGGCGCTTCGGCGGCCGGGTCAGGGTCGGCATCCCGTCATCGCCGCGGGAATGGGCCGCCCTTGCCGGCTGCCTGGCCGAATGCCTCGTCGAGGGCTCCGCCCGGCGTGGTGAGCGCCCCGACGGCATCGTCGGCTTCCTCTGCCAGGAACCCGGCCGCGGCGAGACCGGCCGACGGGTGATGGAGCGGCTGCGGCCGCTCGCCCAGAGCCTGCGGGTCGCCTGCGGCACGCTCGACGTCCCTGTCCACGAAGTCCTCTGCATCTCCGACGGCCTGTACTTCTCCTACTGCTGCCCCGACAACTCCCGCTGCTGCTCGCCGGACGGCACACCCCTCGCCCTCTCCGGTACGTCGGTGATGGCGGCGTCCGCCGCCTATGCGGGGCTTCAGGTACGCGGCACCCTCAAGGACCTGGAGGCCCGGCTGAAGCCCGGCGGGCCCGCGGCCGACGCGGCGGCCCAGCGCGCGGCGCTGAACGACGCGGCGGCCGTCATCGTGCCCAGGATCCTCGACGGAGTGTCGGGCACGCTCGCACGGCAGGAGACGCGCGACACCACGCTGGCCCTTCTCCACCGGCTCGTCGAGCGGTTCGCCGAAGCTTCCGCCGCGGCGGCCCCGGCGGAGCGCACCGGTGCGGGCCTGGCCCTCCTGCTGTCCGGGCCCGCCCGGGAGGACGCCCGGGACGACGCGCTGATCAGCCCGGACGAGGCCGCCACTCTGGTTCTGGGACTCCAGGACCGCGACACCCGCGACCGTGCGGCCGAGTGGATGGAGGGACCCGAGGCCGCCCCCGCCCTGCGAATCTGGAGCGCCCTCGCGCGCCGCTGTGTCGCCCCGTACGAGGAGTACGCGGCGGCGCCGCTGACCCTGGCCGGCTGGGTCGCGTGGTCCACCGGCGACACCCCGCTCGCCCGGGTCGCGCTCAGCCTCGCTCTGGAGGCCGACCCCCACTACCTGTTCGCCCGGCTGCTGCATCAGGCGTGCAACGAGGGGCTGGACCCGGAATCGCTGCGCGACTGCCTGCGCAGGGAGCGGGACGCGCGGATCGCGGTGGAGCAGGAGCGGCAGGAGCAGCCGGGCGCCCGCGACCGTGAAGCCGAAGCCGAAGCCGAAGCCGAAGCCGAAGCCGATGGCGATGGCGACGGCGACGGCGACGGCCAGAGCGTGGACCAAGACCAAGACCAGGACCAGGACCAAGACCAAGACCAGGACCAAGACCAGGACCAAGACCAGGACGAGGGCAGCGAGCCGGCCCATGCCGACGACCGGGAGCGGGCGCTGCGGCGGGCCCGTCTGATCGCGCGGCGGAACGCGCGCCAAGCCGGCTTGCGCAAGGCGGGCTCCGCCCGGCCGTCGGCGCGCGCCGACGCGGCCCCCAAGCCGCCGAAGAACCCGACCGGACGCCGGACCGGGCGGCGCGGCGCGAGGAACGGCGGATGA
- a CDS encoding glycogen debranching enzyme (Glycogen debranching enzyme [Carbohydrate transport andmetabolism]; COG3408;~glycogen debranching enzyme [Streptomyces avermitilis MA-4680];~identified by MetaGeneAnnotator; putative), with the protein MGPGAGATRPTDLPTTHDTLIGVALPAFAISPRHGQLTGAGLEGVFLSGRRLLARCVLRVAGRAPVPLQGRAITADQAEFVGVLRAPGDTGPDPGLAVERVRAADGTERITLRSSAPRPLRIRVEIALGTDLADLRAVASGRPGPELTAAVHGSGLRWTADDGAAVAVLADPPPSEALAATGLLRWDPELAPGASFVLTLRLRADRAAPPSGQGRATGSGTGPGLGTGAGGRVGGHFFSEAVAEGDDARLGLLLRASVADLRALLQRDPAHPADVYLAAGVPWRCGSVTAEALWAARMALPLGTRLAATTLRAVARAQCGGTGPEAGRMRGPLRDAGPHLPPRCTGVEATLAFPVVLAEARRWGLPDQDLAELLPVAERCLGWLRGSLDAHGCVPDPWPTGQARAETQAHAHRAALLGADLLDACGRPGGEEWREWAWGLRERFRARFWLDDPSGGRPVLALTSDGRPLCQLGSWAAHLLDTGLAETGWYAPGLLDRARTERLARLLVTPALDSGWGLRGLGAKEQGHNPFGHRSGAVRVHETAVAVAGLAAAGHESEAAGLLRGLLDAAEAFDHRLPEMFAGQRRTPGVTPVAHPAACRPAAVAAAAGVYLVTTLVGVRPDVPGRTVALQPLRSAPFGEVRLSGLVVAGEPFAARAGRFGLGMVEEAAPGLQLGV; encoded by the coding sequence ATGGGGCCGGGAGCCGGGGCTACCCGTCCCACTGACCTGCCCACCACCCACGACACCCTCATCGGCGTCGCCCTGCCCGCCTTCGCCATCAGTCCCCGGCACGGCCAGCTCACCGGGGCCGGTCTCGAAGGGGTCTTCCTCTCCGGGCGCCGGCTCCTCGCCCGCTGCGTCCTGCGGGTCGCCGGCCGCGCGCCCGTCCCCCTCCAGGGCCGCGCGATCACGGCGGACCAGGCCGAGTTCGTCGGGGTCCTGCGTGCACCCGGCGACACCGGCCCCGACCCGGGGCTGGCCGTCGAACGGGTCCGGGCCGCCGACGGGACGGAGCGGATCACCCTGCGCAGCTCCGCCCCCCGGCCGCTGCGGATCCGCGTGGAGATCGCTCTGGGCACGGATCTCGCGGACCTGCGCGCGGTGGCGTCGGGGCGACCGGGCCCCGAGCTCACCGCCGCCGTCCACGGCAGCGGGCTGCGCTGGACCGCCGACGACGGCGCCGCCGTCGCCGTTCTGGCGGACCCTCCGCCCAGCGAGGCCCTCGCGGCGACCGGACTGCTCCGCTGGGACCCCGAACTGGCCCCCGGCGCGAGTTTCGTCCTCACCCTCCGGCTCCGCGCCGACCGGGCCGCACCCCCTTCCGGCCAGGGCCGCGCGACGGGGTCCGGCACGGGACCCGGACTCGGAACCGGCGCGGGCGGCCGGGTCGGCGGGCACTTCTTCTCCGAGGCCGTCGCCGAAGGGGACGACGCCCGGCTCGGGCTGTTATTGCGGGCCTCCGTCGCCGACCTGCGCGCCTTACTCCAGCGCGACCCGGCCCATCCCGCCGACGTCTACCTGGCCGCCGGAGTGCCCTGGCGCTGCGGATCCGTCACCGCCGAGGCCCTCTGGGCCGCCCGTATGGCCCTCCCGCTCGGGACCCGGCTCGCCGCGACCACCCTGCGGGCCGTGGCCCGCGCCCAATGCGGCGGTACGGGGCCGGAGGCGGGACGGATGCGCGGCCCGCTCCGCGACGCCGGACCCCATCTGCCGCCCCGCTGCACCGGTGTCGAGGCCACCCTCGCCTTCCCCGTCGTCCTCGCCGAGGCCCGCCGCTGGGGCCTGCCGGACCAGGACCTCGCGGAGCTGCTCCCCGTCGCGGAGCGGTGTCTCGGCTGGCTGCGCGGATCCCTCGACGCCCACGGATGCGTGCCGGACCCGTGGCCCACCGGCCAGGCCCGGGCCGAGACCCAGGCCCACGCGCACCGGGCGGCCCTGCTCGGCGCCGATCTGCTCGACGCCTGCGGACGGCCCGGCGGAGAGGAATGGCGGGAGTGGGCGTGGGGGCTGCGCGAGCGGTTCCGGGCCCGTTTCTGGCTCGACGATCCGTCCGGTGGCCGGCCCGTGCTCGCGCTCACGTCCGACGGCCGGCCGCTGTGCCAGCTCGGGAGCTGGGCCGCGCACCTGCTGGACACCGGGCTCGCCGAGACGGGCTGGTACGCCCCCGGACTCCTCGACCGGGCCCGGACCGAACGGCTCGCCCGGCTCCTGGTGACTCCCGCGCTCGACTCCGGCTGGGGGCTGCGCGGCCTCGGCGCGAAGGAGCAGGGGCACAATCCGTTCGGACACCGCTCGGGAGCCGTACGGGTGCACGAGACCGCCGTCGCGGTCGCCGGGCTGGCGGCGGCCGGTCACGAGAGCGAGGCGGCCGGGCTGCTGCGCGGGCTGCTCGACGCAGCCGAGGCCTTCGACCACCGGCTTCCCGAGATGTTCGCGGGCCAGCGGCGTACCCCCGGTGTCACGCCGGTCGCGCACCCGGCGGCTTGCAGGCCCGCCGCCGTCGCCGCGGCGGCCGGGGTGTACCTGGTCACCACCCTGGTCGGCGTACGCCCGGACGTGCCCGGCCGCACGGTGGCCCTGCAACCGTTGCGTTCGGCGCCGTTCGGCGAGGTCCGGCTGTCCGGGCTGGTGGTCGCGGGCGAACCGTTCGCGGCCCGCGCCGGCCGCTTCGGCCTCGGCATGGTCGAGGAAGCCGCCCCCGGTCTGCAGCTGGGTGTCTGA
- a CDS encoding methylenetetrahydrofolate reductase (identified by MetaGeneAnnotator; putative;~sequence version:1), with protein MLDRGEDGVGQRRGPLDLAVVHVRVARVQKPLSGIVADGDARVPRGVARQGHQQQFAGEPSRTCQPREAEPRRALVRDGGRQQRAVRPVRRHEAVEAVPVVRVPGIRDGLVLGGVHMDPRVRKVRQPSGVVAV; from the coding sequence GTGCTGGATCGGGGCGAAGACGGGGTGGGACAACGGCGGGGTCCGCTCGATCTCGCCGTGGTACATGTACGCGTCGCCCGCGTGCAGAAGCCACTGTCCGGCATCGTCGCGGACGGCGACGCCCGCGTGCCCCGCGGAGTGGCCCGGCAGGGGCACCAGCAGCAGTTCGCAGGCGAGCCCTCGCGGACGTGCCAGCCCCGGGAAGCCGAACCACGCCGTGCCCTCGTCCGGGACGGCGGGCGTCAGCAACGGGCCGTGCGCCCGGTGCGCCGGCATGAAGCGGTCGAGGCTGTGCCGGTGGTGCGGGTGCCCGGGATCCGTGACGGCCTGGTACTCGGCGGGGTGCACATGGACCCGCGCGTGCGGAAAGTCCGGCAGCCCTCCGGCGTGGTCGCGGTGTAG
- a CDS encoding marR family transcriptional regulator (Arsenical Resistance Operon Repressor and similar prokaryotic, metal regulated homodimeric repressors. ARSR subfamily of helix-turn-helix bacterial transcription regulatory proteins (winged helix topology). Includes several proteins that appear to...; cd00090;~MarR family transcriptional regulator [Saccharopolyspora erythraea NRRL2338];~Predicted transcriptional regulators [Transcription];~dimerization interface [polypeptide binding];~identified by MetaGeneAnnotator; putative;~putative DNA binding site [nucleotide binding];~putative Zn2+ binding site [ion binding]) gives MLREFLRRGRATYSELSAALPALSDKVLSDRLSQLTGAGVIERHRTAGWPPRVHYVLTARGRALEPVMHSMWEWGTARRQDAHSPSVRPAETS, from the coding sequence GTGCTCCGCGAGTTCCTGCGCCGCGGCCGGGCCACGTACTCGGAACTGTCCGCCGCCCTGCCCGCTCTCTCGGACAAGGTCCTCTCCGACCGGCTGTCCCAGCTGACCGGCGCGGGCGTGATCGAGCGCCATCGCACCGCCGGTTGGCCCCCGCGCGTCCACTACGTCCTCACGGCGCGGGGCCGGGCCCTGGAGCCGGTGATGCACAGCATGTGGGAGTGGGGCACCGCGCGACGGCAGGATGCCCACAGCCCCTCCGTCCGGCCGGCGGAGACGTCCTAG
- a CDS encoding DNA hydrolase with mutT domain-containing protein (DNA hydrolase with mutT domain-containing protein [Streptomyces albus J1074];~Nudix hydrolase isa superfamily of enzymes found in all three kingdoms of life, and it catalyzes the hydrolysis of NUcleoside DIphosphates linked to other moieties, X. Enzymes belonging to this superfamily require a divalent cation, such as Mg2+ or Mn2+...; cl00447;~identified by MetaGeneAnnotator; putative;~nudix motif) encodes MEPAESPGRGRSGTVRSFETRVYRQGDDYDRGMPPYDPSAFPSFAVTVDLVVLTVRRHALCALVVKRGEPPFQGSWALPGGFVRADEDLDGAAARELVEETGLCVHDPGTPQPGPGNGAHLEQLATYGAPDRDPRMRVVSVAHLALAPDLPAPRAGGDANSARWAPVEELLGHDIDATEGTGEMPAPLAFDHTRILSDGVERARSKIEYSSLATAFCPPEFTVGELRRVYEAVWGVTLDPRNFHRKVTGTPGFLVPAGGTTTRQGGRPAQLFRAGGATLLNPPMLRPEV; translated from the coding sequence ATGGAGCCGGCGGAGAGTCCGGGGCGGGGGAGAAGCGGAACGGTGCGATCCTTCGAGACGCGTGTTTATCGTCAGGGAGACGACTATGATCGCGGCATGCCTCCCTACGACCCGTCGGCCTTCCCGTCCTTCGCTGTCACCGTCGATCTGGTCGTGCTCACCGTGCGGCGTCACGCCCTGTGCGCCCTCGTCGTGAAACGCGGGGAGCCTCCGTTCCAGGGGAGCTGGGCGCTGCCGGGCGGGTTCGTCCGGGCCGACGAGGACCTCGACGGCGCCGCCGCGCGCGAGCTGGTCGAGGAGACGGGGCTCTGCGTCCACGACCCCGGTACGCCGCAGCCCGGACCCGGGAACGGCGCGCACCTGGAACAGCTGGCGACGTACGGGGCACCCGACCGGGACCCGCGGATGCGCGTGGTGAGCGTCGCCCATCTCGCGCTCGCCCCGGATCTGCCCGCGCCGCGTGCGGGCGGTGACGCGAACAGCGCGCGCTGGGCACCGGTCGAGGAGCTGCTCGGTCATGACATCGACGCGACGGAGGGCACGGGCGAGATGCCGGCGCCGCTCGCGTTCGACCACACCCGGATCCTGTCCGACGGAGTGGAGCGCGCCCGTTCGAAGATCGAATACTCGTCGCTGGCCACGGCCTTCTGTCCGCCCGAGTTCACGGTCGGCGAACTGCGCCGGGTCTACGAGGCCGTGTGGGGCGTGACGCTCGACCCGCGGAACTTCCACCGGAAGGTGACCGGTACGCCCGGCTTCCTCGTGCCAGCCGGGGGTACGACGACCCGTCAGGGCGGCCGCCCCGCCCAGCTGTTCCGCGCCGGCGGCGCCACATTGCTGAACCCGCCGATGCTGCGTCCGGAGGTCTGA